Proteins from one Tetrapisispora phaffii CBS 4417 chromosome 8, complete genome genomic window:
- the TPHA0H00480 gene encoding uncharacterized protein (similar to Saccharomyces cerevisiae YGL176C; ancestral locus Anc_8.135), with protein sequence MSNQREPPVIPGFYFDPIRKRYFPANNVANAIDSQKKFKKPKKDPAPDHSDIKQNKKNYHEMCKKYLSLTQDPVECLYNGALSVPAEGLDNLRLHGFTVNTVDEIAPFKSFAGPIFNLNLNILHQKTILSNGYMYLITENGLLFKYKYGTDQPELLYVRSSNPLSSNIVYKCVSFLEYKNFLFLHTVSPTNEHILEYFDLEKSISYKEYKHQETANDINDSCCIGPYVCMASKNKLILLKFEGDITEKKVVRIGTIKSDIICIQTYEVTEQFFRLYLGCRNGEIHTKLVDINCLFNSLRESFDKIKLSTIRSIVSLHKGISDGIIYISGLSSNQGLSAHMGNTLLRLDIFLFNEDETTGLTYFDNYLQNLVKDQELFAISNDDRFLIYGTNKELDEQNLRTVNIYSTSLSDNSVSYILNKANNKSTKILSTFYPLPISETLIPMENNFSVKSVNFIDRNKFIYTSELKRNKSTSTEFLINNPNDLKYIVSKILTP encoded by the coding sequence ATGTCTAACCAGCGTGAGCCTCCAGTTATTCCtggtttttattttgaccCTATTAGGAAAAGATATTTCCCTGCTAACAATGTAGCTAATGCAATTGACAGTCAAAAGAAGTTTAAAAAACCTAAGAAGGATCCCGCACCCGATCATAGTGATATCAAGCAaaacaagaagaattatCATGAAATGtgtaaaaaatatttgtcaTTAACCCAGGACCCTGTTGAATGTCTTTACAATGGTGCGCTTTCTGTCCCTGCAGAAGGACTTGACAATTTAAGGTTACATGGCTTTACAGTGAACACCGTTGATGAGATAGCTCCATTCAAATCCTTTGCAGGACCAATCTTCAatctaaatttaaatattttgcatCAAAAAACTATTCTTTCCAATGGATATATGTACTTAATCACAGAAAATggattattattcaaatacaaGTATGGGACTGATCAGCCAGAGCTTTTATACGTACGAAGTTCCAATCCCTTAAGTAGCAATATTGTTTACAAATGCGTCAGCTttttagaatataaaaattttttatttcttcatACAGTCAGTCCAACAAATGAACACATATTAGAATATTTTGACTTggaaaaatcaatttcatataaagaatataaGCACCAAGAGACAGCAAATGACATCAATGATTCTTGCTGCATTGGTCCATATGTATGCATGGCATCCAAAAACAAGCTAATTTTACTTAAATTTGAAGGCGATATTACAGAAAAAAAGGTGGTGCGAATAGGTACCATTAAATCAGATATAATTTGTATCCAAACTTATGAAGTTACTGAACAGTTTTTTCGTTTATATTTAGGTTGTAGAAATGGCGAAATTCATACAAAACTAGTAGATATCAACTGTTTGTTCAACTCACTAAGAGAAAgttttgataaaatcaaattatcAACTATAAGGTCCATCGTCTCGCTTCATAAAGGTATCTCTGATGGAATAATTTACATCAGTGGATTAAGTTCAAACCAAGGATTATCGGCTCACATGGGAAATACATTGTTAAGATTAGatatatttctatttaatgaagatgaaacCACTGGATTAACGTACTTTGATAACTATCTACAAAATTTGGTTAAAGATCAAGAACTATTTGCAATATCGAATGATGATAGGTTTTTAATATACGGAACAAATAAGGAGTTAGACGAACAAAATCTAAGGACAGTTAATATCTACTCAACATCACTCTCTGATAACTCAGTaagttatattttgaataaagctaataataaaagtacaaaaatattatcgaCGTTTTATCCCTTACCTATTTCAGAGACCTTAATACCTATGGAAAACAATTTCTCAGTCAAATCAGTCAATTTCATAgatagaaataaatttatttacacatctgaattgaaaagaaataaaagcACTTCAACTGAATTCTTGATCAATAATCCGAATGACTTGAAGTACATTGTTTCTAAAATCTTAACTCCATAA
- the SAE2 gene encoding ssDNA endodeoxyribonuclease SAE2 (similar to Saccharomyces cerevisiae SAE2 (YGL175C); ancestral locus Anc_8.128) — translation MVLELALKDQLEDLNLEQLLEVQRIVTDLVTRKVHRFSEVAQVNVKNTRVADTDSSPLKDSTNMLIKTENDSDDNDFTLTQFNQINKENLFQSASSMQKRMEISKLDNKNTKEMSYLSQEVKLEDQSSPLKESQIINDSQESHLRIRLIDHNTPLNNKKIKQEAVSEDKTPQTAAVENYLDLSRNPINNKPWILEDFKPNEYAISRGKARHSKEQFMEQFVKGLGNLIEEKKIEGLPNSKEYEVELALKKNARQNEHEFDNLRDRSHSPPGFGRMDFPTTQERTDDKKKSQELIFQKTKYRFLMATRKDVPFKDREYHFKNVKFNRVIDSGEFTWTPSTLMIFSRDS, via the coding sequence ATGGTGCTTGAATTGGCTTTGAAGGACCAACTCGAGGATTTGAATCTCGAGCAGCTTCTAGAGGTTCAAAGAATAGTCACTGATTTGGTGACGCGTAAGGTTCATCGATTCAGTGAAGTTGCTCAAGTAAATGTAAAGAATACTAGAGTGGCAGATACTGATTCTTCACCTTTGAAGGATTCCACAAATATGCTAATCAAGACTGAGAATGACTCTGATGACAATGATTTTACTCTGACTCAATTTAACCAGATcaacaaagaaaatttatttcagTCAGCTAGTAGCATGCAGAAAAGAATGGAGATTAGtaaattagataataaGAATACCAAAGAGATGAGTTACTTAAGCCAGGAAGTTAAACTCGAAGATCAAAGTTCACCCTTGAAGGAATCTCAAATAATAAACGACTCACAGGAATCTCACTTGCGAATCAGACTCATAGACCATAACACTCCATTGAACaataagaaaattaaacaGGAAGCTGTGAGCGAAGATAAGACTCCACAAACTGCTGCAGTTGAGAATTATTTGGATCTGAGTAGAAATCCgataaataataaaccCTGGATTTTAGAAGATTTCAAACCCAACGAATATGCAATTTCCAGAGGAAAGGCAAGGCACAGTAAAGAACAGTTTATGGAACAATTTGTCAAGGGACTAGGGAACttaattgaagaaaagaaaatagaaGGTCTACCGAATTCTAAAGAGTATGAAGTAGAGTTAGCATTAAAGAAGAACGCACGTCAGAACGAGCATGAATTTGACAATTTACGCGATAGATCTCATTCACCACCAGGGTTTGGCAGAATGGACTTCCCAACTACCCAAGAGAGAACAGATGACAAGAAGAAGTCTCAGGAATTGATCTTTCagaaaacaaaatacaGATTCTTGATGGCAACCAGGAAAGATGTCCCATTTAAAGATAGAGAATATCACTtcaaaaatgtaaaatttaatagaGTTATTGACTCTGGAGAATTTACATGGACCCCAAGTACtttgatgatattttcaaGAGATAGTTGA
- the TPHA0H00470 gene encoding Pumilio-family RNA binding repeat-containing protein (similar to Saccharomyces cerevisiae MPT5 (YGL178W); ancestral locus Anc_8.136) → MGYNSGQNAEEMRNQFPVLDSQDGVRTGDMIGNSHSNGSSVPFPYNHQSTVSINSIQSIVEPITPPSVVQMDVKKNHHKTRSLDSSNFTPSVNMFDRGADINSIKNSQVGSHFPIYNFDDSINGNSNMIVAPTLSSNTPLPMINEFDTLSNGTINNTQSASYSMGRQMHKQRIPSSNKARQSENSKNFQNQSALSSSLASSSMHTSNQPSSMAELSLLPLDKINYASLATDQFGCRFLQKKLEYPAESNIVRDLLYEDIKSIFLELVLDPFGNYLIQKLCDYFTTDQKTSLIKSIYPHVFQISINQYGTRSLQKIIDTVENDAQIDLIIRGFSRECASINQIVTLINDLNGNHVIQKCIFKFPTTKFDFIVDAIIHKNNIVLISTHKHGCCVLQKLLGISTLQHIFKLSTKIIEYLHFLINDQFGNYIVQFLFDIEELDFYLLSEIYNKLVGDICNLACSKFSSNVIEKFIEKLFRLLIKLITNDKKQNIKPADKDLIQVCIDIILTIVNIFTRNLNGLIKDKFANYTLQTLLDVKNYTPFLMYDGNKQFILQENYQEFGIEFNKRINNLIYLTKNVLPSIKTTSYAKKIKLKVKVFAELKGTAFTDFVQNNDLQKQNSESTEHISQNKKFTKKKLHERYSSLPNIINKTTNPSLQSSISNILANQSHVKPGDAININSRLLSTSNNITYSNPNQTGGSGYNFEENNRPSNLLEIGLKSLTLENQQLQPQPTIVQKRLSIFSTNETALNNGMGHSQVDMSTNSSSYPLPNPLLQSYTSLSISALTDIDDNSMTQSAMNDPFQKDQLLKNQMYP, encoded by the coding sequence ATGGGATACAATAGTGGTCAGAATGCAGAAGAGATGAGGAACCAGTTTCCTGTTCTTGATTCCCAGGACGGAGTCAGGACCGGTGATATGATTGGTAATTCACATTCCAATGGGAGCTCGGTGCCTTTTCCTTATAATCATCAATCGACGGTTTCCATCAATTCTATTCAATCCATTGTGGAACCAATCACTCCTCCATCTGTGGTTCAGATGGATGTGAAGAAAAATCATCACAAGACAAGATCGTTGGATTCAAGCAATTTCACTCCATCAGTCAATATGTTTGATAGAGGTGCTGATATTAACTCGATAAAGAATTCACAAGTCGGTTCTCACTTCCCTATTTACAATTTTGATGATAGTATTAATGGAAATAGCAACATGATTGTGGCACCCACGCTAAGTTCTAACACTCCATTGCCAATGATTAATGAATTCGATACGTTAAGTAATGGtactattaataatacaCAATCTGCATCTTATTCAATGGGAAGGCAAATGCATAAGCAAAGAATACCATCATCTAATAAAGCACGCCAGTCagaaaatagtaaaaaCTTTCAGAATCAGTCAGCATTATCGTCGTCATTGGCTTCTTCATCTATGCATACATCAAATCAACCATCATCAATGGCTGAACTTTCTTTATTGCCATtggataaaataaattatgcAAGTTTAGCTACTGACCAATTTGGTTGTAGGTTCTTACAAAAGAAACTAGAATATCCAGCAGAAAGTAATATTGTAAGAGACCTTCTATATGAAGACAtcaaatcaatatttttagaGTTGGTACTTGATCCATTTGGAAACTACTTGATACAAAAACTATGTGACTATTTTACTACAGATCAGAAAACATCtctaataaaatcaatttatcCACATGTATTccaaatatcaataaacCAATACGGTACAAGATCGTTACaaaaaatcattgataCAGTGGAAAACGATGCTCAAATTGACTTAATAATTAGAGGTTTTTCAAGAGAATGTGCTTCTATTAATCAGATTGTAACATTaattaatgatttaaatgGTAACCATGTAATTCAAAAATGCATATTCAAATTCCCAACTACaaaatttgatttcatAGTGGATGCTATCATccataaaaataatattgtgTTAATTTCGACTCATAAACATGGGTGTTGTGTTTTACAAAAACTATTGGGGATCTCCACATTAcaacatatttttaaacTATCGACTAAGATTATTGaatatcttcattttttgattaatgATCAATTTGGTAATTATATCGTCCAATTCCTTTTCGATATCGAGGAATTAGATTTTTACTTACTATCagaaatttataataagCTTGTAGGAGATATTTGTAACTTAGCATGCtcaaaattttcttcaaatgttattgaaaaatttatagaAAAACTATTCAGATTGTTGATTAAATTGATAACTAATGATAAAAAGCAGAATATAAAGCCAGCCGATAAAGATTTAATTCAGGTCTGtattgatataattttaacaatagttaatattttcaccagaaatttaaatggtctaattaaagataaatttgCTAATTACACCTTACAAACTTTATTGGACGTCAAAAACTATACTCCTTTCTTAATGTATGATGGtaataaacaatttattttacaagaAAATTATCAAGAATTTGGTATTGAGTTCAATAAAAGGATTAacaatttgatatatttgacAAAAAATGTATTACCTTCAATCAAAACTACATCGTATGCTAAGAAgattaaattaaaagtCAAAGTTTTCGCAGAGTTAAAGGGTACAGCTTTTACAGATTTTGTACAAAATAATGACcttcaaaaacaaaactCTGAAAGTACAGAACATATCagtcaaaataaaaaattcacaaagaaaaaattacatGAAAGATATTCTTCATTGccaaatataataaataaaacgACAAACCCATCATTGCAATCTTCTATTTCCAATATATTGGCAAATCAAAGCCACGTGAAACCAGGAGATGcaataaatattaactCAAGATTGTTATCTACCTCGAATAACATCACGTATTCAAATCCAAATCAAACGGGAGGGTCAGGTTATAATTTTGAGGAAAATAATAGGCCATCAAATTTGTTGGAAATTGGATTGAAATCTTTAACTTTAGAAAACCAACAACTTCAACCACAACCTACAATCGTTCAAAAAAGATTATCTATTTTTTCTACTAATGAAACAGCACTGAATAATGGTATGGGACACTCCCAAGTTGACATGTCAACTAATAGTAGTTCATATCCACTCCCAAATCCATTACTTCAAAGTTATACTAGTCTATCTATATCTGCTTTAACTGATATTGACGATAATTCAATGACTCAAAGTGCTATGAATGATCCATTTCAAAAAgatcaattattaaaaaaccAAATGTATCCTTAA